The nucleotide sequence CTCTTCGGCTCGCCGACGAGCTTGGGGAAGGGATTCTCCGCTGGCACGGCCGCGAGCTCTTCGTCGGTGCGCAGCACCACGGGCACCGTGCACTTGAACTTCTTGGCGATGGCCGCCTCGAGCTCGGTCGCAAGCTTCGACTCATCGGTCGCGGCATGCCGGAAGACGACGTTGCCGCTGTTGACGTACGTCTCGACGCCGGCGCCGCCGAGCTTGCCGAAGAGCGCGCGCAGCTGCTCCATGGGCACCTTGTTGTTGCCCCCGACGTTGATGGCCCGGAGCAGCGCGACGTACGTCTTCATGGTGTTGCCCCTCGTCCACAGGCCCCGGATGGTACGGGAAAAGTGCGATCGCAGCGTCCGCGCTTTCGCTCCACGCAGAATCCTTTGCGTTCAAACGAATTCAGGGGTGCTTTTGCTTGAATTCGTGATCTGGCCGGCTCACTCTTGTGCGCCACGCAGAGGAGGTCACCGTGATCACGCTTGCACGCATTGTCCTCGCGGCCGCCACGCTCGCTGCCGGCACTGCTGCCGCCGACGAGCTCCCGC is from Deltaproteobacteria bacterium and encodes:
- a CDS encoding DUF1697 domain-containing protein; this translates as MKTYVALLRAINVGGNNKVPMEQLRALFGKLGGAGVETYVNSGNVVFRHAATDESKLATELEAAIAKKFKCTVPVVLRTDEELAAVPAENPFPKLVGEPKRLHVMFLSDVPKKPALASLDPKRSPGDSYLVLGREIFMSVVSAAETRLTVDYFEKRLGGKATARNWKTVNKLIDMARKVATSG